In the Desulfosporosinus acidiphilus SJ4 genome, CGTAAACAGTGGCTCAATGAACAGGAATTCCTTAATGGTCTAGCATTGGCCCAATTTATCCCCGGTGCCACTTTTGTCACCTTAACAATCTTCATGGGCTACCGCTTGAGGCGTCTGGCGGGTGCTGTAGCGAGTTTCACGGGGTTCCTTTTGCCCCCTACGGCATTGATGATTTTGTTGTCATACCTGTATTTTAGTTACAGTAATTTACCACTGGTGGCGATAGCCTTCCGTGGATTGGAAGCAATAGTAGTGGCACTAATCGTTAACGCAATCGTTGACCTGGGCCGTTCTGCGATTAAAGATTGGCAAACATTGTTTGTGGCGGTAGTGTCGCTGACGATAGCTTGCTTTAATCAAAATGTATTTTTGATTATCCTTTTGGCCGCCTTTCTAAGTATTATTGTATTCTCACCATGGAAAAGGGAACCGTCGGTAAAGAGAGCTGAAATAGCAGAGGGGGTTTTTCACTGGCGTGAAATAGCCATTGTATTGGCGGTTGCCATAGGTATTGTCGGTATATCTGCCTTGTATCCAGTGCTCTTACAATTGGAAAACGCCTTTTTCTGGATCGGATTTCTAGTCTTCGGTAACGGATTCACGATGATTCCCATGATTCAGCAGCAGGTAGTCAATGTCCATCACTGGCTTAACCTGGATCAGTTTACGGCCGGTATTGCTCTAGGTCAGATTACTCCAGGCCCTATTCTTATCACAGCTACTTTTATCGGCTATAAAGTTGCTGGGGTATTGGGAGCTATAGTGGCCACTTTAGCTATTTTTTATCATTGCTTCGTAATGATTATTCCAGTTATGCCCATCTATGCCAAGATTAAAGACAATCCCTGGGTCAAAGCAATCTTTAAGGGTTTAGTGGCATCCTTCGTCGGCTTGATGGTGGTGGTAGCAATCGGCATGGGCCGGAACAGTCTGACTGATTATACAACAACGGTACTGTCCGTTGCTGCTCTGGCAGTGCTTCGCTTGACTAAAATTGATGTATTATGGGTTGTATTCGGGGGGACAAGTATATTTCTGTTACTTGCCAAGGTGTTTGGGTTGTAAGAATTATTAAGGGCTTTACACAAACCAATATTTAAGAAGGGGTGATTGACAATGTCTGCATGTACTGAAAATTGCTATACTGCTTCAGCAAAAAAACATTAAAAATCAAATAAGTGGATAGATAGGAGGGCAGATAAAATGGAACAAAATTTTTGCTAATTCTTGGCATAGCTGGTTTCACGGTAATGGCAGATAACTGGGTGGTTTCTCCTATCCTACCAGCCATTAGTAATAGCTTTAATGTGGCTGCTATTCAAGCTGATGTGTTGATTACTGCCTATATGATTCCCTTTGGTCTCTTTCAATTGGTGTTCGGTCCTCTGGCGGATCGGTTCGGTAAACGCCAGGTGATTAACATAGCCATGTTTTGCTTTGTCGTATCTACTGCCCTTTGCACCATCGCCAGTAGCCTTTCGGATCTGACCGTTTACCGGGCTTTAACCGGTTTTACCTGACTTACTGTCTAGGGTTACTGGTATTGTTGGTTGCAACTTATATATTCATGAGCCACGATCAAAAAGATTTATCCAATTCACAGCTTCATACCAATACAAATAAAATGGTTTAATAAATATGTTCAACGAGAGTTTCATAATACCTATTGAGTTATAAAGGTGAATGAGGTTGGCTGCTTCTCTCCGAAAAATCAGATTCTAGATTAGTTTTGCTTTAAATACAAATATTTGTTTTTTAGGCTATTTTCTAAAGCCTTTGATGGAAGGTATATTACCATAAGTAAAACTGAGATATTCTATGGGGTGCCCTTTACTGTTTAACTGCACAAAGAACTGATTTTAACAGATGATTTTTTTTAGGGTTACCAACTATTCCAATACGTACTAACAAGCTTAATATAGTAGAAAATTCTAGATCTAGTTTTAAATCTATTTCCATGAAAAGAGGTTAGGGCGTAATATTAATGCTCTATTCATGTTAAGTGGCTTTAGTTAATTTAATAAAAGGCAGGGCATTCTGAACAAGCGACAATGTCTAGAAGGATATTCCTCTTGGTTATCATTAGAAAAATGGAGGAGAAAGTATGTCTAAAGAGAGAGGGTTGTCGAAAAAAATTCTTAATGCCTTTGGTGGCAAGGAAAACATAAAAGCAGTTACGTATAATATGAACAGTTTGAGTTTGACGGTTGTTAATAACGGACAAGTAAATGAAGAGGGTCTCAAGAAAATTAAGGAAGTAATAAGATTGGTTGAAGATTCCGACCAATTGCAAGTTATTTTGGGTCCGGGTTTGGCTAATAAAGTTGCAGCGGAAATAACTGCTCTCATCAGAATGCAAATGATTGACGTTCAAAACCCCAAATCTATAATAAGCGATAATAGGCAGACGCCATATGAAATGTTTCTGCGTAAACTATCGAGCATTTTTATTCCTCTAATTCCTGCTATTGTTGCTTCCGGTATGATCACGAGTTTAACCAACGTGGCTATACAGATGGGGATAACTCCAGAAAGTCTAATCATCAATATCCTTAAAACTCTTGGTAACGGCATTTTTGCTTACCTTGCAATCTTTGTCGGCATTAATGCCTCCAAGGAATTCGGTGGTACTCCAGCCATGGGAGGTTTGGCCGGTGTGCTCTTAATCAACCCGGCGATAGCTAATATCAAGATTTCCGGGGTTGCCTTAATTCCTGGTCAGGGTGGGATCATTGGGGTACTGCTGGTTGCCTGGTTTATGAGCTGGGTTGAAAAACAATTGCGTAAAATAATTCCCAATGCTATAGATATTATTGCGACTCCGGCATTAACCTTGTTGATCACTGGCTTTGCCACGTATATTTTCCTGCAACCCATTGCGGGTTATTTGTCTGATGGCATTGTCTACGCCTTTAAAAGTTTAACTAATGGCGGTGCCATTGCGGGCTTCATCCTAGCGGGAACAAACGTGCCGTTGGTCATAACAGGGTTGCATCATGGCTTAAATCCTGTGAATATGGAATTTCTGAATACGTTTAGACAGAATCCTTTACAACCTATCATGGCGATGGGAGGAGCAGGACAGGTAGGGGCAACGTTTGCGGTATATGTCAAGACCAAAAACCAGAGACTTAAAAACATCATCAAAGGCGCTTTACCGGTTGGAATTCTGGGCATTGGCGAACCCCTTATCTACGGTGTAACTTTGCCTCTCGGACGCCCCTTTGTAACAGCTTGCATCGGGGCTGCTTTCGGTGGTGCTGTTCAGGCTAGTTTCCATGTATCTACCATTGCCATGGGGGTGTCCGGATTGCTACTTACTTTCCTGATTAAAAACGGGAGTGCCTTTTACTATCTCCTGGGTATTTGTGTTGCCTATGTCGCTTCGTTCTTGGCTACTTGGTTTGTGGGCTTTGACGATCCTAGGGAATGAATGGTAAGTACATTAATGAAATTTATTCCTAGAAAAGACATAGTTCATGGGTATTCTTCAAGAACTGAGCTAAATATTCAGGCATGCGTTTGAACAAGTTTTTGCGCAACAACCTACTATTGACCTTAGTAAGTTGACGATGTATCATTAAACTTGAATTGGAGGTGACCTGAGTTGAATAGGATGAATTTTTCCTTTCGACCCAATAAAAAAGGCTTTGAAAAAATTCTTGGGGAATTAGAGACCCAAGTCATGGAGATTGTTTGGCGGAGAGAGGAAGTGAGTGTGCGGGAGGTATTCGATGAGTTGAACCAAAAAAGGCCTCTTGCTTATACAACTGTTCTTACCACAATGAAAAACCTTTACTTGAAGAAACTTCTAGAGCGCAGACAAAGTGGTATAGCTTTCATTTATGTTCCTGTATACACCCGGGATGAACTGAGCCGTTTAGCGGTAGAAGAGGTTGTAAATGGACTTTTGAACGATTTTGCGCAACCGTTTATAGCTTGTCTCACCAACCTCCATCATAAAGACGAACTTTCTGATATCGTAGGGCAATTGGAGCAATTACTTAAGGAAAAGGGCAAAGGGGATAGCAGTCAATGAACCACTATCTGGGGATTTTTCTGATTTACCCATATTTTAGGCAAGTGATATTAGATTCGATTTTTACATTCGGTCTAATTTGGGTAATGGTACGTGTCTTTAGCTTTAAGGAAGCCCGACTTCAAGCAGCTGTTTATTCTGCGCCACTTTTAGTTCCGGTGCTTTTGCCCTTTATCCCTGATAGCCGTTTGTATTGGGGGCCGTTTATGCTCATTCAGAACCTGCACTGGGGTCAGTTCACAGAGTTTAAATGGTTAGTGACTGTTTGCTATTTACCATTTATCGTTGCTGTTTTGCAATTACTTATTTCCTATTTAGCGTATCGCCGTATGCTGTCCGGATGCCGAGAAGTGACGGTAGAAAATGCTCCACAACTTTTTGCTCATCTTGATCCCTTGGTCAGAAAAACCGGAATCGCGAAACTACAGGTTTATATTCTGCCGCCGGAGAGGGGGGTGCAAATCTTTGTCAGCGGTATAAGGCGTCCCCTCTTGGTTATTTCCCCATTGTTATTGTCGGCCCTTTCGGATTCCGAGTTACAAGCTGTTTTAGCCCACGAATTGGCTCATTTAGTGCGTCGGGATCAGATCGCCTCTATGGTTACATTTTTGTTACGAAGCTTGATGTTCTATAACCCTCTTCTCTATCCTCTGGTGAAATGGTTAAAAGAAGAACGGGAAAAAGCCGCTGATGCTTTAGCCACCCGTTGGACAAAAAAACCATTTGCCCTTGCCGGAGGTCTTGTCAAAGTGACCAAGCTTATGCTAGAGCAAAGACCATTATATACTTCCTATGGATTATCCACTATAGAATTAACGAGCGGGGGAGCTTTACGGGAGCGGGTGCGTCTCTTACTTGATCAGACTAACGAGCCGAGAAAAGAGATGCCCAAACGGATTTGGTTTTTCCTGGGATTGCTTTTTACATTGGAAATTGCCTTTGCCCATTGGGCTTTGTTACCGCTTAACCAGCATTTTTCCTGCGTCTTATGGCAGTTTCATTAAATCAATGTTCGCGTGAATATGTTAGAGTGAATGTCTGGTGACCAGAGTCCTGGAGGTATTCATTTTGGTTCTCTCAATGTATTACATTTAAGGGGGGGATGTTGTTTTTTTTAAAATTACCTACTAAGATACTACGTACTATATTGCTAAGTAGGAGAGGAGGAATCAGAACTTGATAGGAGTTAGAATCCATTATGTCCTAAAAGAAATATTAGGTCGAAAAAACCGTTCTCTGTTAATGCTCGCAGGCTTAACACTCGGAATAACTTTTTTACTCTGTGTAAATGCCCTGGCAAACGCTTATGATCAAGCAGCCTCAGTTCCATTACAACAGTTAGGAGCCGATTTAACTGTGCAAAAAAGTAATGGTCCGATTCCGAATAAATTTGAGGGAGCAGTTCTCCCATGTGCTAATAACGTCATTAGCGAGCCGGAAAAAATCCGGAATATTCCGGGCGTTGAACAAGTAACTTCGGCACTGCTTTTGTGGGTTTTTGATTCAGGTCAAGATAATGCCGGTGATTTTAAGATGGTATTGGGAATTGAACCAGACAGCAACATCGGTCCTGGCAAATTAAAAGGAGGCATCCAGGCCGGTCGATATCTTACTTCTTCGGATCATAATAAAGCTATGGTGGATAAGAGTTATGCTAGTGCAAAAGGCATCAAACTCGGAGATGTTTTACATATTTCCGGAAGAGACTTTCCAGTCATCGGGATAGTCACGACACCTTCCACCACACTGCTCGGTACAACTAACGTTTATATTTCCTTGTCCGACGCCCAGGAAATTGCCGCTAAAGCATCTGAGATTAGTCATTTCCAGCAGAATGACGTTAACGTACTGTTTATTAAAGCTGATCCAGCACGGTTGGCTTTAGTACAAGGAGCTGTCAGCAAGGCTCTGCCAGGAGTCACAGTGTCAACACCACAGAGTTTCTTGGGTATGATGGGGGGAGTCGCAGCGGCTGCCAAGCTGATCGCCAGGTTGGGAAGTTTGATCGCTGTTTTAGCCACAGGGGCTATGGTCATGCGCACTACTGCTAGCAGTATCATGGAACGTAA is a window encoding:
- the chrA gene encoding chromate efflux transporter — protein: MTAFSQSQKKQISLQEIFWAFFKMGLTAFGPTMAAEAKKNIVKRKQWLNEQEFLNGLALAQFIPGATFVTLTIFMGYRLRRLAGAVASFTGFLLPPTALMILLSYLYFSYSNLPLVAIAFRGLEAIVVALIVNAIVDLGRSAIKDWQTLFVAVVSLTIACFNQNVFLIILLAAFLSIIVFSPWKREPSVKRAEIAEGVFHWREIAIVLAVAIGIVGISALYPVLLQLENAFFWIGFLVFGNGFTMIPMIQQQVVNVHHWLNLDQFTAGIALGQITPGPILITATFIGYKVAGVLGAIVATLAIFYHCFVMIIPVMPIYAKIKDNPWVKAIFKGLVASFVGLMVVVAIGMGRNSLTDYTTTVLSVAALAVLRLTKIDVLWVVFGGTSIFLLLAKVFGL
- a CDS encoding MFS transporter, coding for MLILGIAGFTVMADNWVVSPILPAISNSFNVAAIQADVLITAYMIPFGLFQLVFGPLADRFGKRQVINIAMFCFVVSTALCTIASSLSDLTVYRALTGFT
- a CDS encoding PTS transporter subunit EIIC, with product MSKERGLSKKILNAFGGKENIKAVTYNMNSLSLTVVNNGQVNEEGLKKIKEVIRLVEDSDQLQVILGPGLANKVAAEITALIRMQMIDVQNPKSIISDNRQTPYEMFLRKLSSIFIPLIPAIVASGMITSLTNVAIQMGITPESLIINILKTLGNGIFAYLAIFVGINASKEFGGTPAMGGLAGVLLINPAIANIKISGVALIPGQGGIIGVLLVAWFMSWVEKQLRKIIPNAIDIIATPALTLLITGFATYIFLQPIAGYLSDGIVYAFKSLTNGGAIAGFILAGTNVPLVITGLHHGLNPVNMEFLNTFRQNPLQPIMAMGGAGQVGATFAVYVKTKNQRLKNIIKGALPVGILGIGEPLIYGVTLPLGRPFVTACIGAAFGGAVQASFHVSTIAMGVSGLLLTFLIKNGSAFYYLLGICVAYVASFLATWFVGFDDPRE
- a CDS encoding BlaI/MecI/CopY family transcriptional regulator; this encodes MNFSFRPNKKGFEKILGELETQVMEIVWRREEVSVREVFDELNQKRPLAYTTVLTTMKNLYLKKLLERRQSGIAFIYVPVYTRDELSRLAVEEVVNGLLNDFAQPFIACLTNLHHKDELSDIVGQLEQLLKEKGKGDSSQ
- a CDS encoding M56 family metallopeptidase; this encodes MNHYLGIFLIYPYFRQVILDSIFTFGLIWVMVRVFSFKEARLQAAVYSAPLLVPVLLPFIPDSRLYWGPFMLIQNLHWGQFTEFKWLVTVCYLPFIVAVLQLLISYLAYRRMLSGCREVTVENAPQLFAHLDPLVRKTGIAKLQVYILPPERGVQIFVSGIRRPLLVISPLLLSALSDSELQAVLAHELAHLVRRDQIASMVTFLLRSLMFYNPLLYPLVKWLKEEREKAADALATRWTKKPFALAGGLVKVTKLMLEQRPLYTSYGLSTIELTSGGALRERVRLLLDQTNEPRKEMPKRIWFFLGLLFTLEIAFAHWALLPLNQHFSCVLWQFH
- a CDS encoding ABC transporter permease, with the protein product MIGVRIHYVLKEILGRKNRSLLMLAGLTLGITFLLCVNALANAYDQAASVPLQQLGADLTVQKSNGPIPNKFEGAVLPCANNVISEPEKIRNIPGVEQVTSALLLWVFDSGQDNAGDFKMVLGIEPDSNIGPGKLKGGIQAGRYLTSSDHNKAMVDKSYASAKGIKLGDVLHISGRDFPVIGIVTTPSTTLLGTTNVYISLSDAQEIAAKASEISHFQQNDVNVLFIKADPARLALVQGAVSKALPGVTVSTPQSFLGMMGGVAAAAKLIARLGSLIAVLATGAMVMRTTASSIMERKRDIAIMKAVGWSAANVRGQIMSENLLLGLGGGVLGLIVSYGFTLLLRGQIVEIPLPWELDPYPHFYLTSSAEKFLKVPLAVNLSLTSVIFALVLAVGLTLLTTLLLARRLTNIKPAEVLRYD